In the genome of Massilibacillus massiliensis, one region contains:
- a CDS encoding RNA recognition motif domain-containing protein has translation MTKTLYVGNLPWSTTDTALTEAFSEHGNVVSSRIITDRETGRSRGFGFVEVNDNDVEHMVSIMNGSDFGGRQIVVNEAKPRQE, from the coding sequence ATGACAAAAACTCTCTATGTCGGCAATCTACCGTGGTCAACGACAGATACTGCTTTAACAGAAGCTTTTAGTGAGCATGGCAATGTAGTATCCAGTAGAATTATTACTGACCGAGAAACAGGTCGCTCAAGAGGTTTTGGTTTCGTTGAAGTGAATGATAATGATGTAGAACATATGGTATCTATAATGAATGGTTCTGATTTTGGCGGGCGTCAAATCGTGGTAAATGAAGCGAAACCCAGACAAGAATAA
- the nadD gene encoding nicotinate-nucleotide adenylyltransferase, with the protein MIATKQRIGIMGGTFDPIHIGHLVTAEAVRNEYGLDKVLFIPAATPPHKQNQKVTPAIHRYIMTAMATYSNPHFHVSSIELDRPGPSYTIDTIYELIDKFGPQVEIYFITGADAIQEIPTWDRIEELLGLCQFIAATRQGCVPSVDNIKEHFGELGRRRIHRLNTPELEISSTDIRSRIKKGFSIKYIVPESVENYILKEGLYR; encoded by the coding sequence ATGATCGCAACGAAGCAGAGAATTGGTATTATGGGGGGCACTTTTGACCCTATTCACATAGGACATCTTGTGACAGCGGAAGCAGTTCGTAATGAATATGGATTAGACAAAGTCTTGTTTATTCCAGCGGCGACTCCGCCGCATAAACAGAATCAGAAGGTTACACCTGCGATTCATCGGTATATTATGACAGCCATGGCTACGTATTCTAATCCTCATTTTCATGTATCTTCCATTGAGCTTGATCGCCCAGGGCCTTCTTATACGATTGATACAATTTATGAATTAATTGATAAGTTTGGTCCGCAAGTCGAAATTTATTTTATTACTGGTGCAGATGCTATTCAAGAGATTCCAACCTGGGATAGGATTGAAGAACTTTTAGGGTTATGTCAATTTATTGCTGCTACTAGACAAGGCTGTGTGCCTAGTGTAGATAATATCAAGGAGCATTTTGGTGAATTAGGAAGACGTCGAATTCATCGACTTAATACACCAGAACTGGAGATATCTTCGACGGATATTCGCTCACGGATAAAAAAAGGTTTCTCGATAAAATATATCGTACCAGAAAGTGTTGAAAATTATATTTTAAAAGAAGGTTTATATCGGTAG
- a CDS encoding glutamate-5-semialdehyde dehydrogenase has protein sequence MELKFQIEEKAKRAKAASIELANVPTNSKNYALMVMADALEKHMKKILSANDQDLANGVVKGLRKPLLDRLMLDKARIKAMAEGLRQTASLPDPIGEGIGSFCRPNGLDIQKIRVPLGVVGIIYEARPNVTVDAIALCLKSGNATLLRGGSEAIRSNMAIVEILKDAAYDVGIPVGAIEFIENTEREAVHSMLKLKQYLDVIIPRGGAGLIKTVVENSIVPVIETGTGVCHTYVDERADLKIAFEVALNAKISRPAVCNSMETLLVNEKIADQFLPKMLELLFEKGVEIRGCEKTKLYNDTIILATEEDWQTEYGDLILSIKIVKDIESAIKHINQYNTKHSEAIITTDYNRARKFQKEVDAAAVYVNASTRFTDGFEFGFGAEIGISTQKLHARGPMGLEALTSIKYLICGDGQIRG, from the coding sequence ATGGAGTTGAAGTTTCAGATAGAAGAAAAAGCGAAACGAGCTAAAGCAGCGTCTATAGAACTTGCAAATGTGCCAACAAATAGTAAGAACTATGCTCTAATGGTGATGGCTGATGCGTTAGAAAAACATATGAAGAAAATTTTATCAGCAAATGATCAAGATTTAGCAAATGGTGTAGTAAAAGGCTTGCGTAAACCATTATTGGATAGATTGATGCTCGATAAAGCTAGGATAAAGGCTATGGCAGAAGGGCTTAGACAAACAGCAAGCTTACCGGATCCTATTGGTGAAGGAATTGGATCTTTTTGTCGTCCTAACGGTCTTGACATTCAAAAAATCAGGGTTCCACTTGGGGTTGTTGGAATCATTTATGAAGCACGTCCCAATGTAACGGTTGATGCGATTGCTTTGTGTCTAAAGTCAGGCAATGCGACATTGCTTCGCGGCGGCTCAGAGGCAATTCGGTCTAATATGGCAATTGTAGAAATTCTTAAAGATGCTGCATATGATGTGGGAATACCAGTTGGGGCGATAGAGTTTATTGAAAATACAGAGCGTGAAGCAGTGCACAGTATGCTAAAATTAAAACAATATCTAGATGTGATAATTCCTCGTGGCGGTGCTGGGCTAATTAAAACTGTGGTAGAAAATAGCATTGTTCCTGTGATTGAAACGGGTACTGGTGTTTGCCATACTTATGTTGATGAGCGTGCTGATTTGAAGATAGCATTTGAAGTTGCGTTGAATGCAAAAATTTCTAGACCAGCAGTATGTAATTCAATGGAAACACTGTTGGTAAATGAAAAAATAGCGGATCAATTTTTACCGAAAATGCTTGAACTGCTGTTTGAAAAAGGTGTAGAAATTCGTGGTTGTGAAAAAACGAAGTTGTATAATGATACTATTATTCTTGCAACTGAAGAAGATTGGCAAACAGAGTATGGAGATTTAATTTTATCTATTAAAATTGTCAAGGATATTGAATCAGCAATCAAACATATTAATCAATACAATACGAAACATTCCGAAGCGATTATTACGACCGATTACAATCGCGCTCGTAAATTTCAAAAAGAAGTAGATGCAGCAGCGGTTTATGTCAATGCATCAACACGGTTTACAGACGGATTTGAATTTGGATTTGGTGCCGAAATTGGTATTAGTACGCAAAAATTGCATGCGCGCGGTCCTATGGGATTAGAAGCGTTGACGAGTATAAAGTATTTAATTTGCGGCGATGGTCAAATAAGAGGATAA
- the proB gene encoding glutamate 5-kinase produces the protein MDTRKNLIHAQRIVVKVGTSTLTHDTGKLDFFRIEKLVRELSDLANQGKEIILVTSGAVGAGVDRLGLKEKPKTIPEKQAMAAVGQGILMHMYEKLFGEYGQTVAQVLLTRENSVKHKQYINSRNALLTLLKMGVIPVINENDAIAVDELKIGDNDTLSATVATLIDADLLVILSDIEGVYTANPQIDPAAELILEINEITPEIESLAGGAGSKLGTGGMFTKIQAAKIAVNAGVTMVIAAGDRDGIVRDILNGKTFGTIFPAKECHLKVRKSWLAFGTRIAGVIFVDEGCETAMLQDGSSLLAAGIFSVEGNFDKGSTVRVLSSQGREIARGIVNYDTEQLQKIIGKSTKDFSGILGEKYYDEVIHRDNMVLMV, from the coding sequence ATGGATACGAGAAAAAATTTGATACATGCACAAAGAATCGTCGTTAAAGTAGGGACAAGCACCTTAACACATGATACAGGAAAATTAGATTTTTTCCGCATCGAAAAATTAGTTCGAGAATTATCGGATTTAGCGAATCAAGGCAAAGAGATCATTTTGGTCACTTCTGGTGCTGTCGGTGCCGGTGTGGATCGTTTAGGGTTAAAAGAAAAACCAAAAACAATTCCGGAAAAACAGGCAATGGCTGCTGTGGGGCAAGGCATACTGATGCATATGTATGAAAAGTTATTTGGTGAGTATGGGCAAACGGTTGCACAAGTATTATTGACACGTGAGAATTCTGTAAAGCACAAGCAATACATAAATTCACGCAATGCTTTATTGACTTTGTTAAAGATGGGTGTTATTCCTGTAATCAATGAAAATGATGCCATAGCAGTCGATGAGTTGAAGATTGGGGATAACGATACGTTATCAGCGACGGTAGCGACACTGATTGACGCGGATTTACTGGTGATTCTATCCGATATTGAGGGCGTATATACAGCCAATCCACAGATCGATCCAGCAGCTGAATTAATTTTAGAAATCAATGAAATTACGCCGGAAATTGAATCTTTGGCGGGTGGAGCGGGATCAAAACTTGGTACAGGTGGTATGTTTACTAAAATTCAAGCGGCAAAAATAGCGGTGAACGCTGGAGTAACAATGGTGATTGCTGCAGGAGATCGTGATGGTATAGTACGTGATATCTTAAATGGTAAAACATTTGGCACGATATTTCCTGCGAAGGAATGTCATTTGAAAGTCAGAAAAAGCTGGTTGGCTTTTGGTACGAGGATAGCTGGAGTTATCTTTGTTGATGAAGGTTGTGAAACAGCGATGCTACAAGATGGCTCAAGTTTACTCGCGGCAGGAATTTTTTCTGTTGAGGGGAATTTTGACAAAGGAAGTACAGTTCGTGTCTTATCTAGCCAGGGGCGTGAGATTGCGCGCGGTATTGTAAACTATGATACAGAGCAATTGCAGAAAATTATTGGAAAAAGTACAAAAGATTTTTCGGGTATTTTAGGCGAAAAGTACTATGATGAAGTGATTCATCGTGATAATATGGTATTAATGGTTTAA
- the yhbY gene encoding ribosome assembly RNA-binding protein YhbY, which translates to MIRDTLTGKQKRFLRAMGSTMDPVVQIGKAGLVPAVVISAIEAVKARELIKVRVLQNCLEEPKNVIEMLAERTDTNLVQVIGRNGLLYKKNVNNPKIELP; encoded by the coding sequence TTGATAAGAGATACATTAACAGGGAAACAAAAAAGATTTTTACGTGCAATGGGATCTACGATGGATCCAGTTGTGCAAATTGGTAAAGCAGGGCTAGTCCCGGCGGTCGTTATCAGTGCAATTGAAGCAGTTAAGGCGCGCGAGTTGATCAAAGTGCGGGTTCTGCAAAATTGTTTAGAAGAACCTAAAAATGTGATTGAAATGCTGGCTGAGAGAACGGATACCAATCTAGTGCAAGTCATTGGACGTAATGGTCTTTTGTATAAAAAGAATGTAAATAACCCCAAGATTGAACTTCCATAA
- the obgE gene encoding GTPase ObgE — MFIDRARVIIKAGDGGNGMSSFRREKFVPKGGPSGGNGGRGANIVFVVDQNTNTLLDFRYKRKFVGRNGDNGGTKNCYGQDAENLCIKVPAGTVIKDEETGEILADLTELGQEAVLAYGGRGGRGNAKFVNSVNRAPTFAELGEPGESKTLLLELKLLADVGLVGYPSVGKSSIISMVSAAKPEIAAYHFTTLTPVLGVVSLGEGHSFVMADIPGLIEGAHEGVGLGHDFLRHVERTKIILHVIDVSGMEGRDPIEDYHRINKELKLYNERLAKRPQIIAANKMDLPESKDNYTKLKAFAEKEGIEIFPVSAATNEGLQAMIERVSQVLDAYVEEPEVIEEVKVYEAKAEDDVTIERDATGDFVVKGKSIEKLVAMTNFENDEALRRFQYIWRVKGIEDKLKAHGVKEGDTVHIGEMEFDYKE, encoded by the coding sequence ATGTTTATAGATAGAGCTAGAGTAATCATAAAAGCTGGAGATGGCGGCAATGGAATGTCGAGTTTTAGACGGGAAAAATTTGTGCCTAAAGGCGGTCCTAGCGGTGGAAACGGCGGCAGAGGTGCAAATATCGTATTTGTAGTTGATCAAAATACAAATACGCTTTTGGACTTTCGTTATAAACGGAAATTTGTTGGTAGAAATGGTGATAATGGCGGAACAAAGAATTGTTATGGGCAGGATGCAGAAAATTTATGCATTAAAGTTCCAGCAGGAACCGTAATTAAAGATGAAGAAACAGGTGAAATCTTAGCGGATTTAACCGAATTGGGGCAGGAAGCAGTCTTAGCTTATGGCGGTCGTGGGGGCCGTGGTAATGCTAAATTTGTTAATAGCGTAAATCGTGCGCCAACTTTTGCAGAATTAGGTGAGCCAGGAGAATCGAAAACATTACTATTAGAATTGAAATTACTGGCAGATGTCGGTCTGGTGGGTTATCCAAGTGTCGGAAAATCCAGTATTATTTCTATGGTGTCTGCGGCGAAACCTGAAATTGCAGCATATCATTTTACTACGCTAACACCGGTACTGGGCGTAGTAAGCTTAGGTGAAGGTCATAGTTTTGTTATGGCTGATATACCAGGTTTGATTGAAGGTGCACATGAGGGTGTTGGATTGGGGCATGACTTTTTGCGGCACGTAGAACGCACAAAAATCATTTTACATGTCATTGATGTATCGGGAATGGAAGGGCGCGATCCAATTGAAGATTATCATAGAATCAATAAAGAATTAAAACTATATAATGAGCGATTAGCGAAACGTCCGCAAATTATTGCTGCAAATAAGATGGATCTTCCAGAATCAAAGGATAATTATACGAAGTTGAAGGCTTTTGCAGAAAAAGAAGGTATTGAAATATTTCCCGTTTCAGCAGCAACAAATGAAGGTTTGCAGGCGATGATCGAGCGTGTATCGCAGGTCCTTGATGCCTATGTAGAAGAACCAGAAGTTATTGAAGAAGTAAAAGTATATGAAGCAAAAGCAGAGGATGATGTAACCATTGAGCGTGACGCAACTGGTGACTTTGTCGTAAAAGGAAAATCCATTGAAAAATTAGTTGCTATGACGAATTTTGAAAATGATGAGGCTCTTAGAAGATTCCAATACATTTGGCGGGTAAAAGGAATTGAAGATAAGCTAAAGGCGCATGGGGTTAAAGAGGGCGATACGGTTCATATTGGTGAAATGGAATTTGACTATAAAGAATAG
- a CDS encoding Spo0B domain-containing protein has translation MPEKIVREEVIKMLRRQRHDFINHIQVLHAYLQLGKVEKALAYLEDLAEDTNQNDLFAKYSCQDDDARNL, from the coding sequence ATGCCAGAGAAGATAGTACGTGAAGAAGTGATTAAAATGTTAAGGCGGCAACGGCATGATTTTATTAATCATATCCAGGTTTTACATGCGTACTTGCAACTAGGAAAAGTTGAAAAAGCATTGGCTTACTTAGAAGATTTAGCAGAAGACACAAATCAAAATGATTTATTTGCAAAATATAGTTGTCAAGATGATGATGCGAGAAATCTTTAA
- the rpmA gene encoding 50S ribosomal protein L27 — MFNFELQLFAHKKGVGSTRNGRDSEAKRLGVKRQAGTVVTAGSILVRQRGTHFHPGQNVGIGKDDTLYAKIAGKVAFERKGRYDRQISVYAVEEAI; from the coding sequence ATGTTTAATTTTGAATTACAACTGTTCGCTCATAAAAAGGGTGTTGGTAGCACTCGTAATGGACGTGATAGTGAAGCGAAACGTCTTGGTGTAAAACGTCAAGCAGGTACTGTTGTGACTGCTGGTAGTATTTTAGTTCGCCAAAGAGGTACTCACTTCCATCCAGGGCAAAATGTAGGCATCGGTAAAGATGATACTTTATATGCTAAAATTGCTGGTAAAGTGGCTTTTGAACGTAAAGGTCGTTATGACAGACAAATTAGTGTTTATGCTGTGGAAGAAGCTATCTAA
- a CDS encoding ribosomal-processing cysteine protease Prp encodes MIKIKIFRDLTGMVTGFYVTGHANTAPHGQDIVCAAVSALSQTALLGLGKHLKREVDFDIANGRLQVSLKTPPDELTSAIFETMILGLIEIENINPKRVHILEYRR; translated from the coding sequence ATGATTAAAATAAAAATTTTTCGTGATTTAACTGGAATGGTTACTGGCTTTTACGTAACGGGTCATGCCAATACAGCACCGCATGGACAGGATATTGTTTGTGCTGCAGTATCTGCATTATCGCAAACTGCTTTATTAGGATTAGGAAAACATCTAAAACGTGAAGTAGATTTTGATATTGCAAATGGCAGGTTGCAAGTCAGTTTAAAGACGCCTCCAGATGAATTAACAAGTGCTATTTTTGAGACAATGATACTTGGATTAATTGAGATTGAGAATATAAATCCTAAAAGGGTTCACATCTTAGAGTACAGGAGGTGA
- the rplU gene encoding 50S ribosomal protein L21, producing MYAIIQTGGKQYRVAEGDVVTIEKLEAAEGEMVEFDQVLTVVKDGEVVVGKPVVSGAKVTAKVEAQGKGKKILVFKYKAKSNYRRRQGHRQPFTKVVIEKIEA from the coding sequence ATGTACGCAATTATTCAAACTGGTGGTAAACAATACCGTGTTGCAGAAGGCGATGTGGTAACAATTGAAAAGCTTGAAGCCGCAGAAGGTGAGATGGTAGAATTTGATCAAGTTCTTACTGTTGTTAAAGACGGCGAAGTAGTTGTTGGGAAACCTGTTGTATCAGGTGCTAAAGTAACAGCTAAAGTTGAAGCACAAGGTAAAGGTAAGAAGATTTTAGTTTTTAAATATAAAGCAAAATCTAATTATCGTAGACGTCAAGGACATCGTCAACCATTTACTAAAGTAGTAATCGAAAAAATTGAAGCTTAA
- a CDS encoding Rne/Rng family ribonuclease: MKSIIVNVVPEETRMAIIENNTLLEFAVERTQSEHVVGNIYKGKVQNVLPGMQAAFVDIGYDKNAFLYIGDGLPKNAVSSISHSNVFHVGQNVLIQIVKDAIGTKGPRATTHLTLPGRYVVLMPTVDYIGVSRRIEDTDERERLKGIAEKICPPDMGMIVRTVAEGQCEEVLKKDMEYLSNLWNALVARDKVSSSPTLVYRDADLLIRIVRDYLNSDIDELVIDRHEAYTRVCALLSPNLVKRVKLYKGTESIFRHYRIEDELRKLEQREVELKSGGSIVIDKTEALTVIDVNTGKFVGQTNLADTVFRTNMEAAEEITKQIRLRDLGGIIIVDFIDMETEEQRQTILKVLEDKVKYDKTKTNVVDITALGLVEMTRKKSRQNFESILYSTCPYCNGRGRIQSSETVSIHISRDLRRLSRKKHLSNGYIVQVHPQVKAAFEKSGHIANLEKEIACKIVLEGVESLHPEVYSILQAPDD; the protein is encoded by the coding sequence GTGAAGTCTATTATAGTTAACGTTGTTCCGGAAGAAACACGTATGGCAATTATAGAAAACAATACATTGTTAGAGTTTGCTGTAGAGCGCACGCAGAGTGAACATGTTGTTGGAAATATATATAAAGGAAAAGTGCAAAATGTTTTGCCGGGAATGCAAGCGGCGTTTGTTGATATTGGCTATGATAAAAATGCATTTTTATATATTGGTGATGGTTTGCCTAAAAATGCAGTGAGTTCTATTTCTCACAGCAATGTTTTTCATGTGGGGCAAAATGTGCTTATACAAATTGTAAAAGATGCAATTGGCACAAAAGGGCCGCGTGCGACAACGCACTTGACTCTGCCTGGTCGTTATGTAGTATTGATGCCGACCGTTGATTATATCGGTGTATCACGTCGTATTGAGGATACTGACGAGCGTGAACGATTAAAGGGGATCGCGGAGAAAATTTGTCCGCCCGATATGGGAATGATTGTGCGAACCGTTGCCGAGGGACAGTGTGAAGAAGTTTTGAAAAAAGATATGGAATATCTTTCTAATCTTTGGAATGCACTTGTTGCAAGAGATAAAGTATCTTCTTCGCCAACTTTGGTATATCGTGATGCTGATTTATTAATAAGGATTGTACGGGATTATTTAAATAGTGATATTGATGAATTGGTGATTGATCGACATGAGGCCTATACGCGGGTTTGTGCTTTACTTTCACCGAATTTAGTGAAACGTGTTAAATTATATAAAGGAACTGAATCAATATTTCGACATTATCGCATCGAAGATGAACTTAGAAAGCTTGAGCAGCGAGAAGTGGAACTTAAGTCAGGAGGTTCTATTGTAATCGACAAAACGGAAGCTTTGACTGTGATTGATGTGAATACGGGAAAATTCGTCGGTCAAACGAATTTAGCCGATACCGTTTTTCGTACGAATATGGAAGCTGCGGAGGAAATTACAAAACAGATTCGACTACGCGATCTTGGTGGGATTATTATTGTTGATTTTATTGATATGGAAACAGAAGAACAAAGACAAACGATTCTGAAAGTTCTAGAAGACAAAGTAAAATATGATAAAACAAAAACAAATGTTGTTGACATTACGGCACTTGGCCTAGTAGAAATGACGAGAAAGAAATCACGCCAAAATTTTGAGAGCATTTTGTATAGTACCTGTCCATATTGCAATGGACGCGGGCGAATTCAATCTTCAGAAACGGTAAGTATTCATATTAGCCGTGATCTCAGAAGATTATCAAGAAAAAAACATTTATCCAATGGGTATATTGTGCAGGTTCATCCACAGGTTAAAGCTGCTTTTGAAAAATCTGGACATATTGCTAATTTAGAAAAAGAAATCGCCTGTAAAATTGTTCTTGAAGGGGTAGAATCGCTTCATCCTGAAGTTTATTCCATTTTACAGGCACCTGACGATTGA
- a CDS encoding TIGR03936 family radical SAM-associated protein: MIKKIRTEITKGEEIRYISHLDYASAIERAIRRTKTPVAFSEGFNPHMKISFASALAVGVTSATEYMDIEFKEEVNLDAFCEKLRQTLPDGIDLLHAKPLEGKNPALMALTDLATYQIKIPVQSGFDLIEKSVADYNQAEVVNYVRYSPKKGKKEIEIKQYMQRPIQIIGLNDHIVLELAIKITPTGSIKPSEVLKVLVEQFAMPICETEALVHRTGLYCAGKTPIA, translated from the coding sequence ATGATAAAAAAAATTCGCACAGAAATTACTAAAGGAGAAGAAATCCGGTACATTTCTCATTTGGACTATGCTTCCGCAATTGAACGAGCAATTCGACGTACAAAAACTCCGGTTGCATTTTCAGAAGGTTTTAACCCACATATGAAAATTTCATTTGCTTCAGCATTGGCTGTTGGCGTAACGAGCGCAACTGAATATATGGATATAGAATTTAAAGAAGAAGTAAATTTAGATGCATTTTGTGAAAAACTTAGACAGACATTGCCAGATGGTATTGATTTATTACACGCAAAACCTTTGGAAGGAAAAAATCCAGCACTTATGGCATTAACTGATTTAGCGACGTATCAAATTAAAATCCCAGTACAAAGTGGGTTTGATTTAATAGAGAAATCTGTTGCGGATTATAATCAGGCAGAAGTCGTAAACTATGTGCGGTATTCACCTAAAAAAGGGAAAAAAGAAATTGAAATCAAGCAATATATGCAAAGGCCGATACAAATCATTGGTTTAAACGATCATATCGTGCTGGAGCTTGCGATTAAAATAACACCAACAGGCAGTATAAAACCGAGTGAAGTGTTAAAAGTATTGGTGGAACAATTTGCGATGCCGATTTGTGAAACTGAGGCCTTGGTTCATCGCACAGGATTATATTGTGCTGGAAAGACACCGATTGCATGA
- a CDS encoding TIGR03960 family B12-binding radical SAM protein, which produces MIKLAPAVIQNVTKPARYTGNELNAIKKDHAKVDCTIALALPDVYEVGMSNLGLKILYQVLNNRTDIAAERVFAPWVDMEKQMRMHQIELYSLETFTPIHHFDIVGFSLQYEMIYSNVLNMLDLANIPLLSEARTAEHPFIVGGGPCVYNAEPVAEFFDFFVIGEGEEVMQEVADCLIAWKQEGELDGRKGFLQRVAKLEGIYVPSLYKVTYDENSMLTQVQPICKEVRAKITKRVVKDMDAIEFVENPVVPYIDIVHDRIMLELFRGCTRGCRFCQAGVVYRPVRERSPEKLLELAKTLVDVTGYDEMSLTSLSSADYSCLGELVNHLMDEFSEQGVSVSLPSLRIDSFSIDLAQKLQQVRKSGLTFAPEAGTQRLRDVINKGVTEANLEQAVTAAFRQGWTSVKLYFMIGLPTETDEDIIGIANLAQKVVNLYREVKGKRGARVTVSVSSFVPKPHTAFQWFAQNTEEELARKQQLLKEAIRDRSIQFKYHDSKTSFLEGVIARGDRRLGQVILEAWKQGAKFDGWSEHFQYDVWMQAFETCGIDPTFYNQRERNENEVLPWDHISSGVQKEFLLREYKKAVDEKFTEDCRRGRCSACGVCTNLDVKVVDWSCEA; this is translated from the coding sequence ATGATAAAACTTGCACCTGCTGTAATTCAAAATGTGACGAAGCCAGCACGATATACTGGAAATGAACTTAATGCGATAAAAAAGGACCATGCAAAAGTAGATTGTACCATTGCGCTGGCGCTGCCTGATGTGTATGAAGTTGGAATGTCTAATCTAGGACTGAAAATTTTATATCAGGTTTTGAACAATCGTACGGATATAGCAGCAGAACGTGTTTTTGCTCCTTGGGTTGATATGGAGAAGCAAATGCGCATGCATCAGATAGAATTATATTCTTTGGAAACGTTTACGCCTATTCATCATTTTGATATCGTTGGGTTTTCTCTGCAATATGAGATGATTTATTCTAATGTGCTGAATATGTTAGATTTGGCTAATATTCCACTATTGTCAGAAGCTCGTACAGCGGAGCATCCATTTATTGTTGGTGGTGGGCCGTGTGTATATAATGCAGAACCTGTTGCAGAGTTTTTTGATTTTTTTGTAATCGGTGAAGGTGAAGAAGTGATGCAAGAGGTTGCAGATTGCTTGATTGCCTGGAAACAAGAAGGGGAATTAGACGGTAGAAAGGGATTTTTGCAGCGTGTGGCTAAATTAGAGGGTATTTATGTACCTTCTTTATATAAAGTAACATATGATGAAAATTCGATGCTTACACAGGTGCAGCCCATTTGTAAAGAAGTAAGGGCAAAGATTACAAAACGAGTAGTTAAAGATATGGATGCCATTGAATTTGTGGAAAATCCTGTTGTACCATATATTGATATTGTACATGACCGCATTATGCTAGAACTTTTTCGCGGTTGTACACGCGGCTGTCGTTTTTGTCAGGCTGGTGTGGTATATCGCCCAGTTAGAGAGCGCAGTCCGGAAAAACTATTAGAACTTGCTAAGACATTAGTTGATGTTACAGGATATGATGAAATGTCATTGACGTCTCTTAGCTCTGCAGATTACTCTTGTTTAGGTGAATTGGTAAATCATCTCATGGATGAATTTAGTGAGCAGGGTGTGAGTGTATCGTTACCGTCTTTACGTATTGATAGCTTTTCTATTGATTTGGCACAAAAATTACAGCAAGTGAGAAAAAGTGGTCTGACTTTTGCGCCAGAGGCTGGGACGCAGCGTTTACGTGATGTAATTAATAAGGGTGTTACAGAAGCCAATTTAGAACAAGCAGTTACTGCGGCATTTCGCCAAGGGTGGACAAGCGTAAAATTATATTTTATGATTGGGTTGCCCACAGAGACTGATGAAGACATTATCGGCATAGCGAATTTGGCGCAAAAAGTGGTGAATTTATATAGAGAAGTAAAGGGAAAACGTGGTGCTCGTGTTACGGTGAGTGTATCTTCTTTTGTTCCTAAGCCGCATACCGCGTTTCAGTGGTTTGCGCAAAATACAGAAGAAGAATTAGCGCGTAAACAACAATTGCTGAAAGAGGCAATTCGGGATCGCTCGATTCAATTTAAATACCATGATTCAAAAACAAGTTTTTTAGAGGGGGTAATTGCCCGCGGTGATCGAAGACTTGGACAAGTTATATTAGAGGCTTGGAAACAAGGGGCTAAATTTGACGGATGGTCAGAGCATTTTCAATATGATGTGTGGATGCAGGCGTTTGAAACTTGTGGGATAGATCCTACCTTTTATAATCAACGTGAACGAAACGAAAATGAAGTGTTGCCATGGGATCATATTAGTTCTGGAGTGCAGAAAGAATTCTTGCTGCGTGAATATAAAAAAGCCGTAGATGAAAAATTCACAGAAGATTGTCGCAGAGGTCGATGCAGTGCCTGTGGCGTTTGTACGAATCTTGATGTGAAAGTAGTGGATTGGAGCTGTGAAGCATGA